TTATTGGACAGGGACTATCTCCTCTTTATGCTTCTGTGTTTGGAGTTTATATTCATGGATTAAGCGGAGATATAGCATCTCGCAGGAAGGGATTTCATGGACTTATAGCAGGGGATATTATAGAAACCCTTCCAGAGGCATTCATTGAACTCACAGATGAAATTGATTCAGAGCCCTGAAAATCCTCTGATTAAAGAAATCAAAAAGATAAAAGAAACTCAGAGGAGAAAAATTTTTTTTGAAGGAGTTCATCTTGTAGAAACCTCTCTGGTTTCAGATTATGTTTTTACTGAAAAAGTTTTTGTTACAGAGAAATTTATTGAAAAACAAAAAAATTTTTTAGAAATTCTTCAGGAGAAAAAAATACCAGTAATAATAATATCAGAAAAAGTTGCAAAAACTATTTCTGATACAGTTACTCCTCAAGGAGTTTTTGCAATTGCTGATTTTAAAATTAAAAATATTAATGATTTATCAAATCCAACTTTTATTGTAATTGCTGATAGAATTCAGGACCCTGGTAATATTGGGACAATTATACGTGCTGCAGAAGCTTTTGGTGCAGAGGCTGTTTTAGTTACACATGGAACATGTAATCCTTTTTCAAACAAGGCTTTGAGAGCTTCAGCAGGAAGTATTTTTTTTCTTCCTGTAATAAAGGTTACAGTGAAAGAAATTGAAGAATTTGTTTCTAAATATGGACTTAATCTTGTAATAACAGATTTAAAGGCAACGATATCTTCGTTTAATATGGATTTTACAAAACCATTAGCAATTGTTTTTGGAAATGAATCTAAGGGAGTAAGTCAAGATTTAAGAGCAATAAAGCATACAAGTTGTAAAATTCCTCATAAGGGAAAAGCTGAAAGTTTGAATGTTGCTATGGCTGCTACAGCAATTCTTTATGAAATCCTTCGTCAACGATTTTTAAAATCTCCTTAAACTCATTAACAGAAAAAGGTTTATTAATGCAGAAAGCTTTTTCTTTTAAAACTTCTTCTTGAGGGCAATTTATAGTTGATGTTATTATAACAGGTCTATCTAAAGCTATTTCTGATATACGATCAAGAAGATTTAATTCCTTAATTGTTATATAATCAGCTATAATAAAATTATAGGTTGACCATGATTCTGTAATTATTGCTGTAGTTTCTGACTCGTAGCCCCATGCCCTAAGACATTCTGCGAGGAAATCTCTGACGAATCTATTATTTTCAATAATAAGAACTTTCTTACTCATAAAATATATTTTATACAACTTTTAATATATAAAGTCAACAATTTTGCAACTAAGAATTGATAGATTTTAAAAGGTTTTAAGTTTTAATGTTTTAAGTTGATGAAAATAGGTGAGATAATAAAAAGACTCAGAAAAGCAAAGGGATTTTCCCAGATGGAGCTTGCTGAAAAAATTGGAATAACCTATCAACAGCTTCAGAAGTATGAGAAGGGAAAATCAAAAATAACAGTAGACAGGCTTATTGATATAGCAAGAGCACTGGATGTGCCATTAAGTGCAATTTTATCTGAAATATACAAGAAAGAGAATATAGAGATTTATTCTGAAGAAGAAATAGTTTTTCTTGAGTATTTTAGAAAAATCTCAGACCCAGAGTTAAGAAAATCTTTTTTAAAAATTTTTGAACAACTTTCAAAGAAATAGAGGCTGTTCAATTACTAATTGTCATCGTATATTAAATAATGGAGGTTAAAGATCGTGGTGATGGTTTACAATTATAGAGGAGGAGTAAAAGTGAAGGAGAGGAAGAGCGAGTTGTCATTGGTCATGCAAGACCGTTCGGAATGTTGCTCCCTCTCCTTGCGCTTCCTGAACCTGAACGGGAACATCAGGTCTGGAACCTGTATTACTTACCACGATGATAGGTTAAAGGAAGTCCTCCGAAAAAATCAATATACTAATAAGGAGGGGTTTATAATGAGCACTTACAAAGTTTTCATAGGTATTGATGTATCAAAGAAGTATCTTAATGCAGCGATACTCAATGGAGACACTACAGTAACGTTTAAGAGCTTATATTGTCCAGAGGAATTTGAGAAGGAATTGAATAGGCATTTGAAAGAGATAGAAAAATCGGAGTTACTAATTGTTATGGAGCATACAGGGGTCTATCATCTAAGATTGGCTCATTATCTGTATGAGAGCGGATATAATGTAGGAGTGATTAATCCTTATTCAATGAGGAAATTTTTTGAGGCAAAGGGCAAGAGAGCAAAGACAGACAAAGTAGACTCCATAGTGATAGCTGAGTATGGGAGGCAATTTTTTGATGGGAAGCTATATAGACCTAAGACAGAGGCTCAGAAGCAAATAGAAACCCGGTTGAGGTTACTTGATGATTTTCAGAGGCAGATAAACATGGTTAAGAACCAGAGGGAAGCATTGAGCCATGTTCCTATGGAAGGCATCAAGAAAGTGCTAAGGTATTATGATGGGATAATAAAGGCACTGAGCAGTAGCATGAAAAAGGTAGAGAAAGAAATACAGAAGCTTTGCAGGGAAAAATTTAAGAAGCAGAGGGAATTACTTGAGAGCATACCTGGGATAAGTGACAGAGCGATAAGTGTAGTAGTATCAATGCTTAGGGGATTTGAGGGGTTTAGCAGAGCGAAGGAAGTAGGGAGTTTTGTAGGGATATGTCCCTCGCCGTATGAGAGTGGAGATACAGTGAGGGGGAGGGGAAGCATAATGAAGAGGGGCAACAGTTATGTGAGGAAGGTTTTTTATATGTGTACACTGTCAGCGATAAGGGTGAATGTATATTGCAAGGGATTATATGAGAGATTATTGAAAAAAGGGAAGTCAAAGAAGTTGGCATTGGTGGCAGTGGGGCATAAGTTGCTCAGGCAGTGTTTTGGAGTATTGAGAAGTGGGAAAGAATTCAATCCCAGTTTGGTAAAAAGCACTTGACAAAAGAACACGGAACATTCCGACGGGTCTCAATGACCCCATGAATCTCCTCCTTAAATCGGAGATAAGGAGATTCCTCGCAGACCCTTCGCCTACGGCTCAGGGCTCGCTTCGCTCGGCTCTGAATGACAGTCTTATTATGTCACCCCGAGCGTAAGCGAGGGGTCTCTTCCTTTGGAGGCGAGGAGATTCCTCGTCGCTTTGCTCCTGGGAATGACAAGAAGAGGAATGACAGATGGAGGTAATTGAAAAATTGCAAGGCTTGTGATTTATTGATTTTTAACAAATTACAAGTTTTTGAACAGGATAGAAATAAAAAACAGGGATAAACGATTAGCTAAAAATTATGGTATGATATATTAAGTTAAAAAATTTTTTGTAGGGAGGCAGAATGAAAGTAATTCTCAAAGAAGATGTTCATGGATTAGGCAGAGCAGGACAAACTATTAATGTAAAAGATGGATATGCAAGAAACTATCTTCTGCCAAGAGGACTTGCATTAATTGCAGATGAAAAAAACTTAAAAGTTCTTGAGTATCAAAAAAAGAAATTTGAGGAACAAGCAAAGAAGAAACGTCAGGATGCAGAATCAATAGCAGAGAGACTCAGTGCTCTTGAGCTTACAATTAAAGCAAAAGCTGGAGAAGATCAAAAACTTTTTGGCTCTATTACAGCAAAGGATATAGCAGAGCTTTTACAAAAAGAAGGTTTTTTAGTTGACAAAAAGCAAATCAATATTTCAGAGCCAATAAAAAGAGTAGGAGAGCATGAAGTAGAGGTCAAACTGCTTTCAAATTTAAGTGCAAAGTTAAAAATAAATGTAGTCGCAGAATAATGGCTTATTTAAAAGAGATAGAGAATTCTGTTGATAGACTTCCACCACAAAGCCTTGAAGCTGAACAGGCTGTGCTTGGTGCAATTATTCTTGAAGGCGAATCAATAACAAAGGCAATTGAAATAATCTCGCCAGAAGATTTTTATAGTGAGCGACACAGAAAAATATATCAAGCAATGCTGGAGCTTTTTGATAAAAATGAACCAATTGACCTTATCACCCTTACAGAGCATTTAAAGGACAAAGGAGAACTTGAAGAAACTGGAGGACTTGGTTATTTAAGCAATCTTGCAACAGTTGTTCCCACATCTGCGAACATAAGATATCATGCCAAGCTTATAAGAGAAAAGGCTCTTTTGAGGTCAGTTATTCGTGCTTGCACAGAGATTGTTACAAAGGTTTATGAAGAGCCTGAAGATGCTGAGGAGATGATTGATTATGCAGAAAGATTGATTTTTGAAATATCAGAAAAAAGAACAAATACAAGTTTTTATAATATGAAAGATGTTGTTAAGCAAACTTTCAAGATAATAGAGAGTATGTATGAGAAGAAGGCGGTAATAACAGGTGTTTCTTCAGGATTCAAAGACCTTGATGAGTTAACATCTGGCTTTCAACCTGGTGATCTGATAATTATTGGTGGAAGACCCGGAATGGGTAAAACAGCTTTTTCATTGAATATTGCCCAGCATGTTGGAATAGAGCTTGGTGAACCTGTTGCTTTTTTCAGTCTTGAGATGTCTAAGGAACAGATTGCAATGCGGCTTTTAAGTAGCATTGCAATGGTAAATTCTTCAGCTTTAAGGAAGGGATTTATCAGTAAGAGAGACTGGGAGCGAATTACAGATGCCGCAGTCAAGCTTAGCGAAGCTCCGATTTATATAGATGATTCATCTCAGATGAGTGTTCTTGAAATAAGGGCAAAGGCAAGAAGGCTTAAAATGGAAAAAGGTAGACTTGGATTGATTGTTATAGACTATCTTCAACTTATGCGAAGCAGAAATAACTATGATGTAAGAGAACAGGAAATAGCTGATATATCTCGTTCACTTAAAGCTATGGCAAAGGAGTTAAAAGTTCCTGTTATTGCATTGAGTCAGCTTAATCGTTCAGTTGAAAAAACTTCTGATAGAAGACCTACTCTGGCAAACTTGAGAGAATCTGGAGCTATTGAGCAAGATGCTGATGTAATAATCTTTCTTTACAGAGATGAGGTATATAACAAGAAAAATCCTGCTAATAAAGGGAAAGCTGAAGTAATAGTGGCGAAACAAAGAAACGGACCTACTGATATAGTTTATCTTACATTCCTGAATGATTACACAAGATTTCTTGACTATACAGACAAATATATGGGAACAGAGATAGAAGAGGAAGTATAAATGATTAAGAGACGACCTTCAGTAGCAGGATATTTTTATCCATCAAATTCAAAAGAACTTTTACAGGAAATTGAAGAATACATGCCTACAACCCTTAAAATAGATGCTTTTGGAGCAATATGTCCTCATGCGGGTTATGTTTATTCTGGCAGTGTTGCAGGTGCTGTGTATTCAAAACTTAAACCAAAAGAAATATTTATTCTTATAGGTCCGAATCACACTGGCTATGGAGAAAATGTTGCTTTAATGACAGAGGGAGAATGGGAAATTCCTCTCGGTAGCATAAAAATTCATAGTGAACTTGCAAAAAAAATTATTGAAAAAAGCCCTCTTGCCAAAGATGATATACATGCTCATCTTCATGAACATTCACTGGAGGTTCAGCTTCCATTTATTTATAAACTCAATCCAGAAGCTCAAATTGTGCCGATAACATTAAAGATGCTTTCCCTTAAGGATTGTTTGAGTTTAGCACAAGGCATTGTTTTAGCAGTGAATGAGCTTAATTTTAGAGATAAGGTTGTTGTAGTTGCAAGCACAGATATGAGCCACTATTTGCCTGATGAACTTGCAAGGAAAGTTGATTCTTTAGCAGTTGAAAAGATTAGACATTTTGATCCAGAAGGACTTTATAATACAGTATTAGAACATGGAATATCCATGTGCGGTTTTGTTCCCACTGTAACGATGCTTTATACTACAAAACTTCTTGGAGCAAAAGAGATTCAGGTGATAAAATACACAACCTCTGCAGAAGTAAGCAGAGACTACGATAAAGTTGTAGGATACTTAGGTGCAATTGTTTACTAAAATTCCTCTTACTGCAGCTATTCTTGCAGGTGGTAAATCTTCAAGAATGAAACGGCAGAAATGTCTTCTCTCTTTTGACAATGAAAAAATAATTGATATGATTGTAACAAAGCTGAAGGACATTTTTGAGGAGCTTTTCATTGTAACAAACTTCCCTGAGCTTTATTTCTATACAGGCATTACTTTATTGGGAGATATATATCCTTTTAGAGGACCTATGTCAGGAATACATGTGGCAATCAAAAATTCAAAACATGATATATTTGCTTTTGCCTGTGATATGCCTTTTGTAAAAGGGGAAGTTATTTGCGCTCTCTCGGAGAAACATATAAAGGAAGCAAATACTGCTACAGTTCCATCATATAATGGTAAAATTTATCCTTTACCTGGAATTTATTCCAGAAAACTTCTTGATGAACTGGAGAAATTGCTTTTGGAAGATAAACTAAGTATGACCAAATTCCTTAATGATATTGGTGCAGAAATAGTAGAAGTTGCAAATTTAGACAAAGAAGGATTATCTTTTATTAATATAAACACAGAGGAAGATTTAGAAAATTTAAAAAAGGGGGGCATAAAATGTTTGGATTAGGCACACAGGAATTATTGATTATCCTTGTTATAGTAATTGTTCTCTTTGGAGCAACGAGACTACCTCAGATTGGCAGGGGAATTGGTGAAGCAATAAAGAATTTCAAGAAAGCAACGAGCGAAAAAGATGAAATTGATGTGACTCCAAAAAAGGATAATACTGAAGAGAAAAAATAAATGTGAGCAGATTTCTACAAGCAGAAATTAATTTAAAAAGTCTCATTCACAATTTCTCCAAAATTAAAGCTCACCTGAGAAATACAAGGGTATCCTGTAAAATAATTGCTATTGTTAAAGCAGATGCTTACGGACATGGTGCAGTTGAAGTTGCTCGTGTATTTGGACTTCTTGGAGTAGATTATCTTGGTGTAGCTTTTTCTGAGGAGGCTATTGTTCTAAGGGAAGCAGGGATAAAAGTCCCCATCATTGTGCTTTTTGACAGGGAAATAGAAGGCGTTTTTAAATACAATCTTATTCCAGTAATATTTGACTACAGACAAGCAGAGTTTTTATCTAAGGAAGCATCTCGTCGTGGGGTGATTCTTCCTGTTCACATAAAGGTTGAAACAGGAATGGGAAGGCTTGGTATATATGAAAATCCCTGTGAAACAATTAAAAAGATTGCACAGTTGGACAACTTAAAAATAGACGGAGTAATGAGTCATTTTTCCCGTGCAGAAGACCTTGAATGGACACAGGAACAGATGAAAAAATTCAGTAAAATAAGGGAATTTCTTCATAATTTAGGAATGAAACCTCTTTTCCATATAGCCAACTCTCAGGGATTGAATTATAAAGAAGCTTTATTTGATGCAGTAAGACCTGGGCTTATGCTTTATGGATATGGGGCAGAGGGCTTTATCCCATGTATGACTGTTAAAACAAAGCTTCTTGATATAAGAAAACTTCCTAAAGGAACACCAATTAGCTATGGAGGCACTTTTGTAACAAAGAAAGATAGCCTGATTGGTGTCATACCTGTTGGCTATGCAGATGGATATTTCAGGAGTCTCAGCAATAAAGCAGAGGTCATTGTAAGAGGTAAAAGGGTTCCTGTTGTTGGAACAGTATGTATGGACTTAACAATGATTGATTTAACAGATATTCAAGAGGTACAAATTGATGATGAGGTAATTCTTCTTGGCAAAACAGGCAGTGAAGAGATTACAGCATCGCATATAGCTCAATGGGCGGGAACAATACCCTATGAAGTGCTCACATCCTTTGGAGGCAGAGCACGGAGAAAATATATAATGGAGGAGGAAGAATGATAGCTGAAAGAACAAAAAAGGTTAAACCTTCACCTACTCTTGCAGTGGATTCAAAAGCCAAGGAATTGAAAGCCAAAGGATTTGATGTAGTAAATTTTGGAGTAGGAGAACCTGACTTTGACACTCCAGAACACGTTAAAGAAGCAGCAATAAAAGCAATAAGGGATGGATTTACAAAGTATACACCAGTTGGCGGAATAGATGAACTTAAAGAGGCAATTATTGATAAACTGGAAAGAGATAACGGACTTAAATATGGAAAAGAAAATATTCTTGTATCCTGCGGAGCAAAGCATTCTCTTTATAACATTGCTCAGGCATTGTTTGGACCAGGGGATGAGGTTATGATTCCTTCTCCTTATTGGGTTTCCTATCCTGATCAGGTTCTCATAAATGATGCCCAGCCTGTAATTGTAGAAACCTATGAAGAGGACAACTTCATGCTTCAGCCAGAGGTTCTTGAAAATAAGATTACACCAAAAACAAAGGCGCTCATTCTTAATTCACCTTCTAATCCAACAGGGTTTATTTATAGTAAAAAAGTTTTAGAAAAAGTCGCAGAGATAGCTTTGAAACATAATATTTATATTATTTCCGATGAAATATATGAAAAACTTATATATGACGATGAAAAACATATAAGTATAGCTTCTCTTGGAGAAGAGATAAAAGAAAAAACCATAGTGGTAAATGGATTGAGCAAGTCTCATGCAATGACAGGTTGGAGAATTGGTTATGCTGCAGGTCCTGTAGAAATAATAAAGACAATGACAAAAATTCAAAGTCAGTCTACATCTAATCCCACATCAATAGCTCAAAAAGCTGCAGTTGCAGCTCTTAGCGGTCCTCAGGACTGTGTTGAAAAGATGAGGCAGGAGTTTGAGAGAAGAAGAAACTATCTTGTAGCGGGATTAAACAGTATCGGAGGAATATCCTGCAAAATGCCAAAGGGAGCTTTTTATGCTTTCCCTAATATTAGCAAAGTGCTTGGCAAAAAAGTTTCTAATAATCAAATAAACTCATCAATGGATCTAAGCATATATTTACTTGAACAAGCTAAGGTTGCTCTTGTTCCAGGGTCTGCTTTCGGAGCAGAAGGCTATATAAGAATATCTTATGCAACAAGCATGGAAAATCTATCCAAAGGCATTGAAAGAATCCGTAAAGCATTGGAAGAACTTAAATGAAATGTGGATATGTTGCATTAATTGGTAGACCTAATGTAGGCAAGTCAACGCTTATTAATACAGTTATTGGTGAAAAGGTTTCAATTGTAACTGAAAAGCCTCAGACAACAAGAAATAGAATCACCGGAATTAAAAATCTTCCTAATGCACAGATTATATTTATTGATACACCAGGGATTCATAAGCCAAGACATAAACTTGGTGAGTTTATGGTTAAAGAAGCTCAAGAAGCAATGGATATGGTTGACTTAATAGTGTTCATGGTAGAGCCCGAAGCACCGGGAAATGATGAACTTTCAATAATTGAAAGACTGAAAAAGCTTAATAAACCTGTTATTCTTGCAATTAATAAGATAGATACTGTAGCAAAACAGAATCTTCTTCCATTAATAGAGCTTTATAATGATCTTCATCCATTTCAGGAAATTATTCCAATTTCTGCACTTAAAAAAGATGGAATTGAAAGATTAGTTGAAAGAATTATTTTTTATCTGCCAGACTCTCCCATTCTTTATCCTGAAGACATGCTTACTGACCAGGCAGAACGGTTCATGGTTGCTGAGTTTATAAGAGAAAAAATTATGAAATATACACATGATGAAATACCCTATTCAGTTGCAGTTGATATTGAAAGATGGGAAGAAACAGAAAAATTAATCTCCATAGGAGCAAATATTTATGTTGAAAGAGAAGGTCAAAAAATTATTATAATAGGAAAAAAGGGCGAACGATTGAAAAAAATTGCAACAGAGGCAAGACTTGATATTGAGAAATTTTTAGGAACAAAGATTTTTTTGGAAGTATGGGTTAAGGTTAGGAAAAAATGGAGACAGAAAGACATGTTATTGAAATCACTGGGGTATTGAGATGTTGATTGAGATGAAAGTAGAAGGATTGCTTTTTGACCCAAGAAGTGGAATGTATATTTTACTTCTTCAGCAAGTAGATGGAGAA
The Thermodesulfovibrio yellowstonii DSM 11347 DNA segment above includes these coding regions:
- the amrB gene encoding AmmeMemoRadiSam system protein B, whose amino-acid sequence is MIKRRPSVAGYFYPSNSKELLQEIEEYMPTTLKIDAFGAICPHAGYVYSGSVAGAVYSKLKPKEIFILIGPNHTGYGENVALMTEGEWEIPLGSIKIHSELAKKIIEKSPLAKDDIHAHLHEHSLEVQLPFIYKLNPEAQIVPITLKMLSLKDCLSLAQGIVLAVNELNFRDKVVVVASTDMSHYLPDELARKVDSLAVEKIRHFDPEGLYNTVLEHGISMCGFVPTVTMLYTTKLLGAKEIQVIKYTTSAEVSRDYDKVVGYLGAIVY
- a CDS encoding response regulator: MSKKVLIIENNRFVRDFLAECLRAWGYESETTAIITESWSTYNFIIADYITIKELNLLDRISEIALDRPVIITSTINCPQEEVLKEKAFCINKPFSVNEFKEILKIVDEGFHKELL
- the alr gene encoding alanine racemase gives rise to the protein MSRFLQAEINLKSLIHNFSKIKAHLRNTRVSCKIIAIVKADAYGHGAVEVARVFGLLGVDYLGVAFSEEAIVLREAGIKVPIIVLFDREIEGVFKYNLIPVIFDYRQAEFLSKEASRRGVILPVHIKVETGMGRLGIYENPCETIKKIAQLDNLKIDGVMSHFSRAEDLEWTQEQMKKFSKIREFLHNLGMKPLFHIANSQGLNYKEALFDAVRPGLMLYGYGAEGFIPCMTVKTKLLDIRKLPKGTPISYGGTFVTKKDSLIGVIPVGYADGYFRSLSNKAEVIVRGKRVPVVGTVCMDLTMIDLTDIQEVQIDDEVILLGKTGSEEITASHIAQWAGTIPYEVLTSFGGRARRKYIMEEEE
- a CDS encoding helix-turn-helix domain-containing protein; translated protein: MKIGEIIKRLRKAKGFSQMELAEKIGITYQQLQKYEKGKSKITVDRLIDIARALDVPLSAILSEIYKKENIEIYSEEEIVFLEYFRKISDPELRKSFLKIFEQLSKK
- a CDS encoding pyridoxal phosphate-dependent aminotransferase; the encoded protein is MIAERTKKVKPSPTLAVDSKAKELKAKGFDVVNFGVGEPDFDTPEHVKEAAIKAIRDGFTKYTPVGGIDELKEAIIDKLERDNGLKYGKENILVSCGAKHSLYNIAQALFGPGDEVMIPSPYWVSYPDQVLINDAQPVIVETYEEDNFMLQPEVLENKITPKTKALILNSPSNPTGFIYSKKVLEKVAEIALKHNIYIISDEIYEKLIYDDEKHISIASLGEEIKEKTIVVNGLSKSHAMTGWRIGYAAGPVEIIKTMTKIQSQSTSNPTSIAQKAAVAALSGPQDCVEKMRQEFERRRNYLVAGLNSIGGISCKMPKGAFYAFPNISKVLGKKVSNNQINSSMDLSIYLLEQAKVALVPGSAFGAEGYIRISYATSMENLSKGIERIRKALEELK
- the rplI gene encoding 50S ribosomal protein L9, which translates into the protein MKVILKEDVHGLGRAGQTINVKDGYARNYLLPRGLALIADEKNLKVLEYQKKKFEEQAKKKRQDAESIAERLSALELTIKAKAGEDQKLFGSITAKDIAELLQKEGFLVDKKQINISEPIKRVGEHEVEVKLLSNLSAKLKINVVAE
- a CDS encoding IS110 family transposase, which gives rise to MVYNYRGGVKVKERKSELSLVMQDRSECCSLSLRFLNLNGNIRSGTCITYHDDRLKEVLRKNQYTNKEGFIMSTYKVFIGIDVSKKYLNAAILNGDTTVTFKSLYCPEEFEKELNRHLKEIEKSELLIVMEHTGVYHLRLAHYLYESGYNVGVINPYSMRKFFEAKGKRAKTDKVDSIVIAEYGRQFFDGKLYRPKTEAQKQIETRLRLLDDFQRQINMVKNQREALSHVPMEGIKKVLRYYDGIIKALSSSMKKVEKEIQKLCREKFKKQRELLESIPGISDRAISVVVSMLRGFEGFSRAKEVGSFVGICPSPYESGDTVRGRGSIMKRGNSYVRKVFYMCTLSAIRVNVYCKGLYERLLKKGKSKKLALVAVGHKLLRQCFGVLRSGKEFNPSLVKST
- a CDS encoding twin-arginine translocase TatA/TatE family subunit, which gives rise to MFGLGTQELLIILVIVIVLFGATRLPQIGRGIGEAIKNFKKATSEKDEIDVTPKKDNTEEKK
- a CDS encoding TrmH family RNA methyltransferase is translated as MNSQMKLIQSPENPLIKEIKKIKETQRRKIFFEGVHLVETSLVSDYVFTEKVFVTEKFIEKQKNFLEILQEKKIPVIIISEKVAKTISDTVTPQGVFAIADFKIKNINDLSNPTFIVIADRIQDPGNIGTIIRAAEAFGAEAVLVTHGTCNPFSNKALRASAGSIFFLPVIKVTVKEIEEFVSKYGLNLVITDLKATISSFNMDFTKPLAIVFGNESKGVSQDLRAIKHTSCKIPHKGKAESLNVAMAATAILYEILRQRFLKSP
- the era gene encoding GTPase Era; this encodes MKCGYVALIGRPNVGKSTLINTVIGEKVSIVTEKPQTTRNRITGIKNLPNAQIIFIDTPGIHKPRHKLGEFMVKEAQEAMDMVDLIVFMVEPEAPGNDELSIIERLKKLNKPVILAINKIDTVAKQNLLPLIELYNDLHPFQEIIPISALKKDGIERLVERIIFYLPDSPILYPEDMLTDQAERFMVAEFIREKIMKYTHDEIPYSVAVDIERWEETEKLISIGANIYVEREGQKIIIIGKKGERLKKIATEARLDIEKFLGTKIFLEVWVKVRKKWRQKDMLLKSLGY
- the dnaB gene encoding replicative DNA helicase encodes the protein MAYLKEIENSVDRLPPQSLEAEQAVLGAIILEGESITKAIEIISPEDFYSERHRKIYQAMLELFDKNEPIDLITLTEHLKDKGELEETGGLGYLSNLATVVPTSANIRYHAKLIREKALLRSVIRACTEIVTKVYEEPEDAEEMIDYAERLIFEISEKRTNTSFYNMKDVVKQTFKIIESMYEKKAVITGVSSGFKDLDELTSGFQPGDLIIIGGRPGMGKTAFSLNIAQHVGIELGEPVAFFSLEMSKEQIAMRLLSSIAMVNSSALRKGFISKRDWERITDAAVKLSEAPIYIDDSSQMSVLEIRAKARRLKMEKGRLGLIVIDYLQLMRSRNNYDVREQEIADISRSLKAMAKELKVPVIALSQLNRSVEKTSDRRPTLANLRESGAIEQDADVIIFLYRDEVYNKKNPANKGKAEVIVAKQRNGPTDIVYLTFLNDYTRFLDYTDKYMGTEIEEEV
- the mobA gene encoding molybdenum cofactor guanylyltransferase, whose translation is MQLFTKIPLTAAILAGGKSSRMKRQKCLLSFDNEKIIDMIVTKLKDIFEELFIVTNFPELYFYTGITLLGDIYPFRGPMSGIHVAIKNSKHDIFAFACDMPFVKGEVICALSEKHIKEANTATVPSYNGKIYPLPGIYSRKLLDELEKLLLEDKLSMTKFLNDIGAEIVEVANLDKEGLSFININTEEDLENLKKGGIKCLD